The Pyrus communis chromosome 2, drPyrComm1.1, whole genome shotgun sequence genome includes a window with the following:
- the LOC137721579 gene encoding protein CASPARIAN STRIP INTEGRITY FACTOR 1, with translation MAFMFLKKFSILSLLISASFLSTAFAAGRKSMFANKFAKEMDATTEEMLGKPLNHKEVARIHERLLRANTKDYGRYDPAPALVKPPFKLIPN, from the exons ATGGCTTTCATGTTCCTCAAGAAGTTCAGCATCCTCTCTCTTCTGATTTCAGCATCATTTTTATCAACCGCTTTTGCAGCAG GTCGAAAATCGATGTTTGCCAACAAGTTTGCCAAAGAAATGGATGCAACTACAGAG GAAATGTTAGGGAAGCCATTGAACCACAAAGAAGTAGCCAGAATCCATGAAAGGCTGCTTAGAGCTAACACCAAAGACTATGGGCGATATGATCCAGCACCAGCTCTTGTTAAGCCTCCTTTCAAGCTCATTCCGAACTGA